In one window of Pseudomonas chlororaphis subsp. chlororaphis DNA:
- a CDS encoding DcrB/PsbP domain-containing protein, with product MSLFGKHAAVLVLAALAGFSALEVSAAQPTNNKAKVETVSMLGGKFKFSLPKGFIANPLPAGDEASGTAGATGTMYTNASTKTVVIAAQNLIPDAVQAKDNDAQFLDSAVSGFLSQQAAALPDFSKQSEKSMTRGGLGLRQIDSTATQGGGMTQSSTLLAGSGNRMAVVQVISRIGDKANHDKLVSQIVGK from the coding sequence ATGTCCCTGTTCGGTAAACACGCCGCGGTCCTGGTCCTGGCGGCGCTAGCCGGCTTCAGTGCCCTGGAGGTGTCCGCGGCCCAGCCGACGAACAACAAGGCCAAGGTCGAGACCGTCTCGATGCTCGGCGGCAAGTTCAAGTTCAGCCTGCCCAAGGGTTTCATCGCCAACCCGCTGCCGGCCGGCGACGAAGCCAGCGGCACCGCCGGCGCCACTGGCACTATGTACACCAACGCCAGCACCAAGACCGTGGTCATCGCCGCGCAGAACCTGATCCCCGATGCAGTGCAGGCCAAGGACAACGACGCGCAGTTCCTCGACAGCGCGGTGTCGGGTTTCCTCTCGCAGCAGGCGGCGGCCCTGCCGGACTTCAGCAAGCAGAGCGAAAAAAGCATGACCCGCGGCGGCCTCGGCCTGCGCCAGATCGACAGCACCGCGACCCAGGGCGGCGGCATGACCCAGAGCTCCACCCTGCTGGCCGGCTCGGGTAACCGCATGGCGGTGGTGCAGGTGATTTCGCGGATCGGCGACAAGGCCAATCACGACAAGCTGGTCAGCCAGATCGTCGGCAAGTAA
- the glcD gene encoding glycolate oxidase subunit GlcD — protein MNILYDERVDGALPSVDKAALLQALHQRLPDLDLLHQTEDLKPYECDGLSAYRTTPMLVALPRHIEQVQELLRICHERRVPVVARGAGTGLSGGALPLEQGVLLVMARFNQILHIDPAARTARVQPGVRNLAISQAAAPFGLYYAPDPSSQIACSIGGNVAENAGGVHCLKYGLTVHNLLKVEILSVEGERLTLGSDALDAPGFDLLALFTGSEGLLGIITEVTVKLLPKPQLAKVLLAAFDSVEKAGRAVADIIAAGIIPGGLEMMDNLALRAAEDFIHAGYPVDAEAILLCELDGVEADVHDDCDRVRAVLERAGATEVRQARDEAERVRFWAGRKNAFPAVGRLSPDYYCMDGTIPRRALPGVLKAIAALAAEYQLRVANVFHAGDGNMHPLILFDANQPGELDRAEALGGRILELCVAVGGSITGEHGVGREKINQMCAQFNSDELSLFHAVKAAFDPGGLLNPGKNIPTLHRCAEFGAMHVHAGQLPFPELERF, from the coding sequence ATGAATATCCTCTACGACGAACGCGTCGACGGCGCGCTGCCTAGCGTCGATAAAGCGGCATTGCTCCAAGCGCTGCACCAGCGCCTGCCCGACCTCGACCTGCTGCACCAGACGGAAGACCTCAAGCCCTACGAATGCGACGGCCTCTCGGCCTATCGCACCACGCCGATGCTGGTGGCCCTGCCGCGGCATATCGAGCAGGTGCAGGAGCTGCTGCGGATCTGCCATGAACGGCGCGTGCCGGTGGTCGCCCGCGGTGCCGGCACCGGCCTCTCCGGTGGCGCCCTGCCCCTGGAACAGGGCGTGCTGCTGGTGATGGCGCGCTTCAACCAGATCCTGCATATCGACCCCGCCGCCCGCACCGCGCGGGTCCAGCCCGGGGTGCGCAACCTGGCGATCTCCCAGGCCGCCGCGCCGTTCGGCCTGTACTACGCCCCCGACCCGTCCTCGCAGATCGCCTGCTCGATCGGCGGCAACGTCGCGGAAAACGCCGGCGGCGTGCATTGCCTGAAATACGGCCTGACCGTGCACAACCTGCTCAAGGTGGAGATCCTCAGCGTCGAAGGCGAACGCCTGACCCTGGGTAGCGACGCCTTGGACGCGCCAGGCTTCGACCTGCTGGCGCTGTTCACCGGCTCCGAAGGCCTGCTCGGGATCATCACCGAAGTCACGGTCAAGCTGCTGCCCAAGCCGCAACTGGCCAAGGTGCTGCTGGCGGCCTTCGACTCGGTGGAAAAAGCCGGCCGTGCGGTGGCCGATATCATCGCCGCCGGCATCATCCCCGGCGGCCTGGAAATGATGGACAACCTGGCGCTCCGCGCCGCCGAGGACTTCATTCACGCCGGTTACCCGGTGGACGCCGAGGCCATCCTGCTGTGCGAACTGGACGGTGTCGAAGCCGATGTCCACGACGACTGCGACCGGGTCCGCGCGGTGCTCGAACGGGCCGGCGCCACCGAGGTCCGCCAGGCCCGCGACGAAGCCGAACGGGTGCGTTTCTGGGCCGGGCGCAAGAACGCCTTCCCGGCGGTAGGCCGGCTGTCGCCGGACTACTACTGCATGGACGGCACCATTCCGCGCCGCGCACTGCCGGGGGTGCTCAAGGCCATCGCCGCGCTGGCCGCCGAATACCAGCTGCGGGTGGCCAATGTGTTCCATGCCGGCGACGGCAATATGCACCCGTTGATCCTGTTCGACGCCAACCAGCCCGGCGAACTGGACCGCGCCGAAGCCCTGGGCGGCAGGATCCTCGAACTGTGCGTAGCGGTCGGCGGCAGCATCACCGGCGAACACGGGGTCGGCCGGGAGAAAATCAACCAGATGTGCGCCCAGTTCAACAGCGACGAGCTGAGCCTGTTCCACGCGGTCAAGGCGGCCTTCGACCCCGGCGGCCTGCTCAACCCCGGCAAGAACATCCCGACCCTGCACCGCTGCGCCGAATTCGGCGCCATGCATGTGCACGCCGGACAATTGCCCTTCCCCGAGCTGGAGCGTTTCTGA
- a CDS encoding succinylglutamate desuccinylase/aspartoacylase family protein yields the protein MQRIDHSLPWSHLGTQRQLSVFRFGGGSRKVYIQASLHADELPGMRTAWELKKRLSELEAQGQLKGVIELVPVANPIGLDQHLQSSHLGRFESGSGKNFNRAFVELSGPVGDLIGDRLGSDAAANVALIRQTMGDVLDRLPAPTSQLQALQRLLLRHACDAEITLDLHCDFEAAIHLYALPQHWPRWQSLAARLKAGVALLCEDSGGSSFDESCSTPWLRLARDFPRAAIPPANLATTLELGSMGDTRVEQAQANCEAILGFLAEQGFIDGQWPATPDACCEGMPFEGTQYLFAPHHGVVSFLREAGEWVERGDAIFEVVDPLNDIVSVVRAATSGVLFALDRSRYTEPGIWQAKVAGREPIRSGKLSND from the coding sequence ATGCAACGCATCGACCATTCCCTGCCCTGGAGCCACCTGGGCACCCAGCGCCAGCTCAGCGTGTTCCGTTTTGGCGGCGGCAGCCGCAAGGTCTATATCCAGGCGAGCCTGCACGCCGACGAATTGCCGGGCATGCGCACCGCCTGGGAACTGAAAAAACGCCTGAGCGAACTGGAAGCCCAGGGGCAACTCAAGGGCGTGATCGAGCTGGTGCCGGTGGCCAACCCCATCGGCCTCGACCAGCACCTGCAAAGCAGCCACCTGGGACGTTTCGAAAGCGGCAGCGGGAAGAACTTCAACCGCGCCTTCGTCGAACTCAGCGGCCCGGTGGGCGACCTGATCGGTGACCGCCTGGGCAGCGATGCGGCGGCCAACGTCGCCTTGATCCGCCAGACCATGGGCGACGTCCTCGACCGCCTGCCAGCCCCGACCTCGCAACTCCAGGCCCTGCAACGCCTGCTGCTGCGCCATGCCTGCGACGCCGAGATCACCCTCGACCTGCACTGCGATTTCGAAGCGGCGATCCACCTCTACGCATTGCCTCAGCACTGGCCACGCTGGCAATCCCTGGCCGCGCGGCTGAAGGCCGGGGTGGCGCTGCTCTGCGAAGACTCCGGCGGCAGCTCGTTCGACGAATCCTGCTCCACGCCCTGGCTGCGCCTGGCCCGCGACTTCCCGCGGGCGGCGATTCCCCCGGCCAACCTCGCCACCACCCTGGAGCTGGGCAGCATGGGCGACACCCGGGTCGAACAGGCCCAGGCCAACTGTGAAGCGATCCTCGGTTTTCTCGCCGAGCAGGGGTTTATCGACGGCCAATGGCCGGCGACCCCGGATGCCTGCTGCGAGGGCATGCCGTTCGAAGGCACCCAATACCTGTTTGCCCCGCACCATGGGGTGGTCAGCTTCCTGCGTGAGGCTGGCGAATGGGTGGAGCGGGGCGACGCAATCTTCGAGGTGGTCGACCCGCTGAACGACATCGTCAGCGTGGTGCGTGCCGCCACCAGCGGCGTGCTGTTTGCCCTGGACCGCAGCCGCTACACCGAGCCGGGCATCTGGCAGGCCAAGGTCGCCGGCCGCGAGCCGATCCGCAGCGGCAAGCTGAGCAACGATTGA
- the glcF gene encoding glycolate oxidase subunit GlcF translates to MQTTLSEQARQLPRAAEAESILRTCVHCGFCNATCPTYQLLGDELDGPRGRIYLIKQVLEGHEATAKTQLHLDRCLSCRNCETTCPSGVDYHNLLDIGRAVVDAAVPRPLGQRLLRQGLRALAPNPALFKALLGTGATLRPWLPEAVQGKLPRQVQPAKARPTTAHVRRVLLLEGCVQASLSPNTNAATARVLDRLGIAVQAVSEAGCCGAVDYHLDAQEAGLERARRNIDAWWPHLENGAEALVQTASGCGAFIKDYGHLLAHDPRYAARAERVSALARDLVEVLRDEPLEQLHAHSDQRLAFHCPCSLQHAQKLGGAVEAVLKRLGFELTEVPDSHLCCGSAGTYSLTQPELARQLRDNKLNALESGRPEVITTANIGCQTHLDGAGRTPVRHWIELVEAALPPLNASHQSATP, encoded by the coding sequence ATGCAAACCACCCTGAGCGAACAGGCGCGCCAGCTGCCCCGCGCCGCGGAGGCCGAGAGCATCCTGCGCACCTGTGTGCACTGCGGTTTCTGCAACGCCACCTGCCCCACCTATCAGTTGCTGGGCGATGAGCTGGACGGACCGCGGGGGCGCATCTACCTGATCAAGCAGGTGCTGGAAGGCCACGAGGCCACGGCCAAGACCCAGCTGCACCTGGACCGCTGCCTGTCGTGCCGCAACTGCGAAACCACCTGCCCGTCCGGGGTGGATTACCACAACCTGCTGGACATCGGCCGCGCCGTGGTCGATGCCGCCGTGCCCCGGCCCCTCGGCCAGCGCCTGCTGCGCCAGGGCCTGCGCGCCCTGGCGCCGAACCCGGCGCTGTTCAAGGCGCTGCTCGGCACCGGCGCCACCTTGCGTCCGTGGCTGCCCGAGGCCGTGCAAGGCAAGCTGCCGCGCCAGGTGCAGCCGGCCAAGGCGCGTCCGACCACGGCCCACGTGCGGCGTGTCTTGCTGCTGGAAGGCTGCGTGCAAGCGAGCCTGTCGCCCAATACCAATGCGGCGACGGCGCGGGTCCTCGACCGCCTGGGCATTGCCGTGCAAGCCGTGAGCGAAGCCGGCTGCTGTGGCGCCGTGGATTACCACCTGGACGCCCAGGAGGCCGGCCTGGAGCGGGCCCGGCGCAATATCGACGCCTGGTGGCCGCACCTGGAAAACGGTGCCGAAGCCCTGGTGCAGACCGCCAGCGGCTGCGGCGCCTTCATCAAGGATTACGGCCACCTGCTGGCCCACGACCCGCGTTATGCCGCCCGCGCCGAGCGGGTCAGCGCCCTGGCCCGGGACCTGGTGGAAGTGCTGCGCGACGAACCGCTGGAACAGTTGCACGCCCACAGCGACCAGCGCCTGGCCTTCCACTGCCCGTGCAGCCTGCAGCACGCGCAGAAACTCGGCGGCGCGGTGGAGGCAGTGCTCAAGCGCCTGGGTTTCGAACTCACCGAGGTGCCCGACAGCCACCTGTGCTGCGGCTCGGCGGGCACCTACTCGCTGACCCAGCCCGAGCTGGCGCGGCAACTGCGCGACAACAAGCTCAATGCCCTGGAAAGCGGCCGGCCCGAAGTCATAACCACCGCCAATATCGGCTGCCAGACCCACCTCGACGGTGCCGGGCGCACCCCGGTGCGGCACTGGATCGAGCTGGTCGAGGCCGCCCTGCCGCCCCTGAATGCTTCCCATCAATCAGCTACGCCCTGA
- a CDS encoding alpha/beta hydrolase has protein sequence MFKFLALLLLSVCATAQAQTVLHDDLPLLYLEQAAADSRDRPLVIFLHGYGSNEEDLFGLKDGLPADYTYLSVRAPQTVEEGSYQWFHKQGEGAYDGVTAELADSAKLIDEFVRQALAKYHTRADRVFLVGFSQGAIMAYELGLRHPQAVRGIAALSGKILPVLRSQLKSGAGLERLAIFIAHGTADMRLPYSDGSEADSLLRGLGLAPQFHAYPGIGHTISDTELQDLNRWLLSLNP, from the coding sequence ATGTTCAAGTTCCTGGCCCTGTTGCTGCTAAGTGTTTGCGCCACTGCCCAGGCGCAGACGGTGCTGCACGACGACCTGCCGCTGCTCTACCTGGAACAGGCCGCGGCCGATTCCCGCGACCGGCCTTTGGTGATTTTTCTCCACGGCTACGGCAGCAACGAAGAAGACCTGTTCGGCCTCAAGGATGGGTTGCCGGCGGATTACACCTACCTCTCGGTACGGGCACCGCAGACCGTGGAAGAGGGCAGTTACCAGTGGTTTCACAAGCAGGGCGAAGGCGCTTACGACGGCGTGACCGCCGAGCTGGCCGACAGTGCCAAGCTGATCGACGAGTTCGTGCGGCAGGCGCTCGCCAAGTACCACACCCGCGCCGACCGGGTGTTCCTGGTGGGCTTCAGCCAGGGCGCGATCATGGCCTACGAGCTGGGTCTGCGCCATCCCCAGGCGGTCCGCGGGATCGCCGCCCTGAGCGGGAAGATCCTGCCGGTGCTGCGCTCGCAGCTCAAGAGCGGAGCGGGCCTGGAGCGGCTGGCGATCTTCATCGCCCATGGCACCGCGGATATGCGCCTGCCTTACAGCGACGGCTCCGAGGCCGACAGCCTGTTGCGCGGCCTGGGCCTGGCTCCGCAATTCCATGCCTACCCGGGCATTGGTCACACCATCAGCGACACCGAGCTCCAGGACCTGAACCGCTGGTTGCTCAGCCTCAACCCTTGA
- a CDS encoding heme-binding protein — translation MHSKAVLGQREVQRILIAARDEAERNQWAVSIAIVDDGGHPLALERLDGCAPVSAYIAMEKARTAALGRRESKGYEEMVNGGRTAFLSAPLLTSLEGGVPVVFDGQVIGAVGVSGVKSGEDALVARFAAQALD, via the coding sequence ATGCACAGCAAAGCCGTACTGGGTCAGCGCGAAGTCCAGCGCATTCTGATCGCCGCGCGGGACGAGGCCGAGCGCAACCAATGGGCGGTGAGCATCGCCATCGTCGACGACGGCGGCCATCCGCTGGCCCTCGAACGCCTGGACGGCTGCGCGCCGGTCAGCGCCTACATCGCCATGGAAAAAGCCCGCACCGCGGCCCTCGGCCGACGCGAGTCCAAGGGTTATGAAGAGATGGTCAATGGCGGGCGCACCGCGTTTCTCTCGGCGCCCCTGCTGACCTCGCTGGAAGGCGGCGTGCCCGTGGTGTTCGACGGCCAGGTGATCGGCGCAGTCGGGGTGTCCGGGGTCAAGTCCGGGGAGGATGCCCTGGTGGCGCGGTTCGCTGCCCAGGCGTTGGATTGA
- a CDS encoding AraC family transcriptional regulator yields MNTPAQPTVALAMRSYSGQVELHHHNFPQIVLPQSGAMEIEVDGRGGKVDASQGVVIAPGARHSFLAERRNTFLVLDLDSPGNEAPLADSRFFAIDPQIRHLLGYASHSGALLSSSSPVASAWSALLLACLARPTPSAPQRQTLVRALTYIEQHLGSPLSARAIAQAAGVSERSLYLLFERDMHSTPFAYISTLRLDRAIDLLGRTLLPISEIAQRVGYADQSALTHALKKARNQTPAALRKAARDAQAQAATRVRQA; encoded by the coding sequence ATGAACACTCCAGCCCAACCCACTGTCGCCCTGGCGATGCGTTCGTATTCCGGGCAGGTCGAGCTGCACCATCACAATTTTCCGCAGATCGTGCTGCCGCAGTCGGGGGCGATGGAGATCGAGGTGGACGGCCGTGGCGGCAAGGTCGATGCCAGCCAGGGCGTGGTGATTGCGCCGGGAGCCCGGCATAGCTTCCTGGCCGAGCGCCGTAACACCTTTCTGGTGCTCGACCTGGATAGCCCCGGCAACGAGGCGCCTCTGGCCGATAGCCGCTTCTTCGCCATCGACCCGCAGATCCGCCACCTGCTCGGCTATGCCAGCCACAGCGGCGCGTTGCTCAGCTCCTCCAGCCCGGTCGCCAGCGCCTGGAGCGCCCTGCTGCTGGCCTGCCTGGCCCGCCCGACGCCGAGCGCGCCGCAACGCCAGACGCTGGTGCGGGCCCTGACCTACATCGAGCAGCACCTGGGCAGCCCGCTAAGCGCCCGCGCCATCGCCCAGGCCGCGGGGGTCAGCGAGCGCAGCCTGTACCTGCTGTTCGAGCGGGACATGCACAGCACGCCTTTCGCCTACATTTCGACCCTGCGCCTGGACCGCGCCATCGACCTGCTCGGCCGTACCCTGCTGCCCATCAGCGAGATCGCCCAGCGGGTCGGCTACGCCGATCAGAGTGCCCTGACCCACGCCTTGAAGAAGGCGCGCAACCAGACCCCGGCCGCCCTGCGCAAGGCCGCTCGCGACGCCCAGGCGCAGGCTGCGACAAGAGTTCGGCAGGCCTGA
- a CDS encoding Nramp family divalent metal transporter — MKFTLPKVGTAPFCPPEVAGTIVVDPKAPLFKRILRFAGPGLLISIGYMDPGNWATAIEAGSRYGYNLLFVVLLASLAGMAVQCLCSRLGIATGRDLAQLCRQRYSTRTARTQWLLAEVSIIATDLAEVLGCALAFHLLLGVSLTTGIVITAFDTLLILALQNRGFRRLEAIMLVLVGTIGLCFFVELLLIKPYWPDVARGFTPSLAAISEAAPLYLAIGILGATVMPHNLYLHTSIVQTRLVGRDEASRRDAIKLARIDTIGSLALALLVNAAILILAAAAFHGTGHTEVVELQDAYHLLDPLVGGALASVLFGVALLASGQSSTFTGTIAGQVIMEGYLNLRLPCWQRRLITRGLALVPAFVGVWLMGDGAVGQLLVLSQVVLSLQLPFALYPLIRMTSDPRLMGVFVNRWPTRILAWSLFAVISGANAWLIAQLVV; from the coding sequence GTGAAATTCACTCTCCCCAAAGTCGGTACCGCGCCCTTTTGCCCGCCGGAAGTCGCCGGCACCATCGTTGTCGATCCCAAGGCACCACTGTTCAAGCGCATCCTGCGTTTCGCCGGCCCCGGCCTGCTGATTTCCATCGGCTACATGGACCCGGGCAACTGGGCCACCGCCATCGAGGCCGGCTCGCGCTATGGCTACAACCTGCTGTTCGTGGTGCTGCTGGCGAGCCTTGCGGGCATGGCCGTGCAGTGCCTGTGTTCGCGCCTGGGCATCGCCACCGGGCGCGACCTGGCACAGCTTTGCCGGCAGCGCTACAGCACCCGCACGGCGCGCACCCAGTGGCTGCTGGCGGAGGTGTCGATCATCGCCACCGACCTTGCCGAGGTACTGGGTTGCGCCCTGGCGTTCCACCTGTTGCTCGGCGTTTCGCTGACCACCGGGATTGTCATCACCGCCTTCGACACCCTGTTGATTCTCGCCCTGCAGAACCGTGGCTTCCGCCGCCTGGAGGCGATCATGCTGGTGCTGGTGGGCACCATCGGCCTGTGCTTTTTCGTCGAGCTGCTGTTGATCAAACCCTACTGGCCGGACGTGGCGCGGGGCTTCACGCCGTCGCTGGCGGCGATCAGCGAAGCCGCGCCGCTGTACCTGGCGATCGGCATCCTCGGCGCCACCGTGATGCCGCATAACCTGTACCTGCACACTTCCATCGTGCAGACCCGCCTGGTGGGCCGGGACGAGGCCAGCCGGCGGGATGCGATCAAGCTGGCGCGCATCGATACCATCGGCTCCCTGGCCCTGGCGCTGCTGGTCAACGCGGCGATCCTGATCCTCGCCGCCGCGGCCTTCCATGGCACCGGGCACACCGAGGTGGTGGAGCTGCAGGACGCCTATCACCTGCTCGATCCGCTGGTGGGCGGGGCGCTGGCCAGCGTGCTGTTCGGCGTGGCCTTGCTGGCCTCGGGGCAGAGCTCGACCTTTACCGGCACCATCGCCGGCCAGGTGATCATGGAGGGCTACCTGAACCTGCGCCTGCCGTGCTGGCAGCGGCGCCTGATCACCCGCGGCCTGGCGCTGGTGCCGGCGTTCGTCGGCGTGTGGCTGATGGGCGACGGCGCGGTCGGCCAGTTGCTGGTGCTGAGCCAGGTGGTGCTCAGCCTGCAACTGCCGTTCGCCCTCTACCCGCTGATCCGCATGACCAGCGACCCCCGGTTGATGGGCGTGTTCGTCAACCGCTGGCCGACCCGCATCCTCGCCTGGAGCCTGTTCGCCGTTATCAGCGGCGCCAATGCCTGGTTGATTGCACAGTTGGTGGTGTGA
- the yddG gene encoding aromatic amino acid exporter YddG, whose amino-acid sequence MTAIHSTRLAPSRSGAATAIGMIAVFLWSCLALLTTLTAGIPPFQLLALSFAVACGASLVLLGLQGRAGFRGWRQPWPVWALGFGGIFAYHALYFFALKAAPAAEASLIAYLWPLLIVLLAARAGGEPLRGRQLTGALLGLAGTAFIMQQRASSQVGAMPVAGYLAAFGCALVWSGYSVLNRRFSSVPSSLIGGICGLVALAGLLCHLMFESPVQPDLKQWLAILGLGLGPVGLAFFAWDHATKHGNLATLGALSYLAPLISTLLLIVIGQSPASVWLLVPALLIIAGAVLATSGARSAQG is encoded by the coding sequence ATGACCGCAATCCACTCAACCCGCCTCGCCCCCTCCCGCAGCGGCGCCGCCACCGCCATCGGCATGATCGCGGTGTTCCTCTGGTCATGCCTGGCGCTGCTGACTACCCTCACCGCCGGCATTCCACCCTTCCAGTTGCTGGCCCTGAGCTTCGCCGTGGCCTGTGGCGCCAGCCTGGTGCTACTGGGCCTGCAGGGACGCGCCGGTTTTCGTGGCTGGCGCCAGCCCTGGCCGGTCTGGGCCCTGGGGTTCGGCGGGATCTTTGCCTACCACGCGCTGTATTTCTTCGCCCTGAAAGCCGCGCCGGCTGCCGAGGCCAGCCTGATCGCCTACCTCTGGCCGTTGCTGATCGTGTTACTGGCGGCCAGGGCCGGCGGCGAACCGCTGCGCGGCCGGCAACTGACCGGTGCCTTGCTGGGGCTGGCCGGCACCGCGTTCATCATGCAGCAGCGCGCTTCCAGCCAGGTCGGCGCGATGCCGGTGGCGGGTTACCTGGCGGCGTTCGGCTGCGCCCTGGTGTGGTCCGGCTACTCGGTGCTCAACCGCCGTTTCAGCAGCGTGCCCAGCAGCCTGATCGGCGGCATCTGCGGGCTGGTGGCGCTGGCCGGGCTGCTCTGCCACCTGATGTTCGAAAGCCCGGTGCAACCGGACCTCAAGCAATGGCTGGCGATCCTCGGCCTGGGGCTGGGCCCGGTCGGCCTGGCCTTCTTCGCCTGGGACCACGCCACCAAACACGGCAACCTGGCCACGCTCGGCGCGCTGTCGTACCTGGCGCCGTTGATCTCCACCCTGCTGCTGATCGTCATCGGGCAAAGCCCGGCCAGTGTGTGGCTGCTGGTGCCGGCGTTGCTGATTATCGCCGGGGCGGTGCTGGCGACGTCGGGAGCCCGTTCTGCCCAGGGTTGA
- a CDS encoding ABC transporter substrate-binding protein, protein MKKLVLFGALALSMLSLSAVADDAKPIRIGIEAGYPPFSMKTPDGKLTGFDVDIGDALCEQMNVKCTWVEQEFDGLIPALKVRKIDAILSSMTITDDRKKNVDFTIKYYHTPARFVMKEGTEVKDPLTELKGKKVGVLRASTHDRFATEVLVPAGINLVRYGSQQEANLDMVSGRIDALLADSVNLDDGFLKTDAGKGFAFVGPEYNDPKYFGGGAGIAVRKGDTALAEKFNTAITEIRANGKYKAVQDKYFKFDVYGE, encoded by the coding sequence ATGAAGAAGCTTGTACTGTTCGGTGCCCTGGCACTGTCCATGCTGTCCCTGAGCGCCGTGGCTGACGATGCCAAGCCGATCCGCATCGGTATCGAAGCCGGCTACCCGCCATTCTCGATGAAGACCCCCGACGGCAAGCTCACCGGTTTCGACGTGGATATCGGCGACGCGCTGTGCGAGCAGATGAACGTCAAATGCACCTGGGTCGAGCAGGAATTCGACGGCCTGATCCCGGCGCTGAAAGTGCGCAAGATCGACGCCATCCTGTCGTCCATGACCATCACCGACGACCGCAAGAAGAACGTCGACTTCACCATCAAGTACTACCACACCCCGGCCCGCTTCGTGATGAAGGAAGGTACCGAGGTCAAGGACCCGCTGACCGAGCTCAAGGGCAAGAAAGTCGGGGTGCTGCGCGCCAGTACCCATGACCGATTCGCCACCGAGGTGCTGGTGCCGGCCGGGATCAACCTGGTGCGTTACGGCTCCCAGCAGGAAGCCAACCTGGACATGGTGTCCGGTCGCATCGACGCGCTGCTGGCCGACTCGGTCAACCTCGACGACGGCTTCCTGAAAACCGACGCCGGCAAGGGCTTCGCCTTCGTCGGTCCCGAGTACAACGATCCGAAGTACTTCGGTGGCGGCGCCGGCATCGCCGTGCGCAAGGGCGATACCGCCCTGGCCGAGAAATTCAACACCGCCATTACTGAGATCCGCGCCAACGGCAAGTACAAGGCCGTGCAGGACAAGTACTTCAAGTTCGACGTCTACGGCGAGTAA
- the glcE gene encoding glycolate oxidase subunit GlcE, which produces MTALADNDASGELLEQVGQALAGNTPLLIQGGNSKAFLGRMSAGEVLDTRGHRGIVSYDPTELVVTVRAGTPLAELLATLDAAGQMLACEPPAFGDGATVGGMVATGLSGPRRPWAGSVRDFVLGSRVITGTGKLLRFGGEVMKNVAGYDLSRLLVGSYGCLGVLTEVSLKVLPKPRQCLSLSLEMDSAKALARLADWGQQPLPISAASHDGQRLHLRLEGGEGSVAAARDRLGGEPLAADYWANLNEQRLAFFDEGLPLWRLSLPNNTGLLELPGQQLIDWAGAQRWLKSAAPAERIRSLVERVGGHATCYSHGLVDSPFQPLPAVLLRYHRQLKAQLDPQGIFNPGRLYAEL; this is translated from the coding sequence ATGACGGCACTCGCGGATAACGACGCCAGCGGCGAACTGCTGGAACAGGTCGGGCAGGCGCTGGCCGGCAATACCCCGCTGCTGATCCAGGGCGGCAACAGCAAGGCCTTTCTCGGGCGGATGAGTGCTGGAGAAGTGCTCGACACCCGCGGCCATCGCGGCATCGTCAGCTACGACCCCACCGAGCTGGTGGTGACGGTCCGCGCCGGCACGCCGCTTGCGGAACTGCTGGCCACGCTGGACGCCGCCGGGCAAATGCTGGCCTGCGAACCGCCGGCCTTCGGCGACGGCGCCACGGTCGGCGGCATGGTCGCCACCGGCTTGTCCGGCCCGCGGCGGCCCTGGGCCGGCTCGGTGCGCGACTTTGTCCTCGGCAGCCGGGTGATCACCGGCACCGGCAAGCTCCTGCGCTTTGGCGGCGAGGTGATGAAAAACGTCGCCGGCTACGACCTCTCGCGCTTGCTGGTGGGCAGCTACGGTTGCCTGGGAGTGCTCACCGAGGTGTCGCTCAAGGTCCTGCCCAAACCGCGCCAGTGCCTCAGCCTGAGCCTGGAAATGGACAGCGCCAAGGCCCTGGCCCGGCTCGCCGACTGGGGCCAGCAACCGCTGCCCATCAGCGCCGCCAGCCATGACGGCCAGCGCCTGCACCTGCGCCTGGAGGGCGGCGAAGGTTCGGTGGCCGCGGCCCGCGACCGCCTGGGTGGCGAGCCCTTGGCGGCCGATTACTGGGCCAACCTCAACGAACAACGGCTGGCATTCTTCGACGAAGGCCTGCCGTTATGGCGCCTGTCGCTGCCCAATAACACGGGACTTCTGGAGCTGCCCGGCCAGCAGTTAATAGATTGGGCCGGCGCCCAGCGCTGGCTGAAATCCGCGGCGCCCGCGGAGCGCATCCGCAGCCTGGTCGAGCGCGTCGGCGGTCATGCCACCTGCTACAGCCACGGCCTGGTGGACAGCCCGTTCCAGCCACTGCCGGCAGTGCTGCTGCGCTACCACCGCCAGCTCAAGGCGCAACTGGACCCGCAAGGGATCTTCAACCCCGGCCGGCTCTACGCCGAGCTCTGA